In the Cylindrospermopsis raciborskii Cr2010 genome, CCCTGTAAAAAATTTGAAGGTTTGCGAGACACCACATTATGGGCCACCCAACTCCAACCTGGTCAAAGGAGCGCATTGTGGCGAAGCAATTCCCGGATTCTACAATTATATGATGATCAAGTCATTTACTTTTGTTATTTGCATGTAGGCACAGAAATCGCCAGAATTGAGTTTCCAGCATGGGTAGTCAATGACCCTGGGATGATAGATCAAGCTCTGGGACTCGTATTGGCACAAATACAAAAGGGGTATGGCTATCCAGTAGCGATCGCGGAAGCACATAATCAAGCAGTAGTTAGAAGTGGGGATAGAAATCACTTCTTCGCCCTTTTAGAAAGGGAGATGATTAAAGCGGGAATTAAAAATGTTAGTATTTCCTATAAAGAAGCCAGGAAGAGGGGGAGTATTGCTTAACATTGTCCCCATTTCCACCTTGTTCCCTATCTAAACATTAAATCGGAATAACATCACATCTCCCTCTTGCACAATGTATTCCTTACCCTCACTTCTGACCAGACCCTTTTCCTTAGCAGCATTTATAGATCCATGGGTAACCAGATCATCATAAGCAACGGTTTCTGCGCGAATAAATCCCCGCTCAAAATCAGAGTGAATGACACCCGCTGCTTGAGGTGCGGACATTCCTGCATGAATAGTCCAAGCGCGGGTCTCCTTGGGTCCAGAGGTGAAATATGTCCGTAGACCTAAAAGAGCATAGGTAGCACGAATCAAAGATTTGAGACCACCCTCTTGCACACCTAAAGATGCTAAAAAGTCAAACTTATCTGCATCAGGTAATTCCACTAACTCAGCTTCCACCTGAGCGGAGACTATTACCACTTGAGCATTTTCCTGTGCTGCAACTGCTCGTACCTTCTCCACAAAGTCATTACCTGTAGCTAAGTCATCCTCAGCTACATTAGCAGCATAGATAATCGGTTTACTAGTCAGCAGTCCTAGGTTTTTAATCACCCCAGCTTCTTCTGGAGTTAAACTGACTTGACGAACCAATTTACCTTCGTTGAGAGCTGCTACTAATTTGTCTAAAACCGTAATTTCAAATTGTGCATCTTTACTAGTCCGTGCCAGCTTGCGTGATCTTTCTATGCGTCTTTCAATTTGAGCTAGATCTGACAAACCTAGTTCCAAATTAATAATGTCAATATCCCGTACTGGATCCACCGAACCACTAACGTGAATAATATCATCATTTTCAAAACAACGGACCACATGCACTATAGCATCCACTTCCCGGATGTGAGACAAAAATTGATTTCCCAACCCTTCACCCTGACTAGCACCCTTCACCAAACCAGCAATATCCACAAATTCAACCCGTGCAGGTATAATTTGTTCAGAGCTGGCCAGTTTGGCCAGGACGTTTAACCGATCATCCGGTACTGCAACAACGCCTACATTCGGTTCTATGGTGCAAAATGGAAAGTTAGCAGCTTCCGCTTTAGCGTTAGCGACTACAGCGTTAAATAGAGTTGATTTTCCGACGTTGGGAAGTCCAACTATTCCAGCTTTTAGCATTGTAAATTTGTAGATAATTAATGTAAAAATTCCCACAACTGGAAGCTGGAGGATTTTTGCTTCCCGGGAACTTTTATGAGTTCCTTTTGTAACTATATCCCCAGCAAGCATTTTTGGGCTTGATATTCCTGTGATCTAGTTTATGCTTTATTTAACCCTCTAAATATTTTGCTTTTAATTTTAATTTCAACTACTATGATTATGCCATCACCCATTAACCTTGGAACTATTCTCCAAAATCGCTACCATATTATTCGTCTTTTGGGACAGGGGGGATTTGGTAGAACCTATCTAGCAGAAGACCAAGGACGTTTTAACGAACTTTGCGCTATCAAGGAATTGGTTATTTTAGAACCAGATTCATACGAGGGTAAAAAAGCTCAAGAATTGTTTGATCGGGAAGCATCCATACTATATCAAATTGATCACCCCCAAATTCCTAAGTTTCGAGAAAAATTTGCCCAAGACCAACGGTTGTTCCTAGTACAGGATTTCGTGGGAGGGAAAACCTACCATACTATCTTAAATGAACGTCGTACTCAAGGTCAAAGTTTTACTCAAGCAGAAGTGCTATATTTATTACAATCCTTATTACCGATTTTAGAGTATATTCACAAAGCTAAGATCATTCACCGGGATATTTCCCCCGATAATTTAATCTTGCGCAGCACAGACCAAAAACCTGTGTTAATTGATTTTGGTGTTGTTAAAGAAGTAGCAACTAGATTGTCAAATTCTTCAACTCATCAGGCTACTACAGTAGGTAAACTAGGATATTCCCCCATAGAACAAGTCCAAACCGGAAAGGCTTATCCTAATAGTGATTTGTATGCACTGGCTGTTACAGCTATAGTTCTCCTCACCGGAAAAGAACCAGCAGATCTATTTGATGAAACTACTTTTGTTTGGAAATGGCAGCACTGGGTACAAGTTAGTCCCAAGTTCGCTCAGGTGTTAAATCGCATGTTAAGTCGTATGCCAGGCGATCGCTATCAAACTGCTAAGGAAGTTCTTCTTGATTTAACTAATTTAGAAGTCTCAAGTCCGTTAAACCCTGGGGATCCTAATCTATCCTATTTACCTACTCTTGCTATTAGTCATCCATCTCCCACCCCAACTAACTCACCTGAACCAGTAATATCACCTCATACTAATAGTTCTATTTTAGACAATACTTTGGCCATGGTCGCCATTGGTGGTTTTGTAGTTATTTTGGCGGGATTTAGTTCTTGGTCCCTAGTTAATTACCTTCGTGGTCAAAGGTTATCTCCCCCCACCACACCCCAGAATTTTGATTCTCCTGTAATTCCCAGATCTACCCCCAATTCCACATTTACACCCACACCTAGCAAAACGGAACCACGGAATTTAGCATGGGATTCATCTAATAATGCTAATGAAGAAGGAATAATCAAATTTGGGGAAGTAATTGAATACAGTTTTAGAGGTAGTCCAGGACAAAAGCTCACCATAGCAGTTAATGAGGAAAGTGGCGTTTTATTAACTATTCTTACTGCTGACGGTCAACCCCTCAGCACCGATGCTCAACAAGTGACCAGCTATGAAAGAGTCTTGACAAGTAGGGGTAGGTTAACCATCCAACTTACTTTGTCTACAACAGTTTCTGAAAGTAACTATAGTCTATCTGTCGCTTTAGAAAATCCCATTAAACGAGCTCCTATTCCCCCTAGAAATACCATTCCTCCCAGAACTACCATTCCCACCCCCCTGGAAACTATTATTCCTACCCCTACCCCTATTCCTACGGAAACTCCCGTTCCTACCCTAACCCCCGCTCCCTTAGAAGATCCTATTCCCACCCCCACAACCACACCTATTCCTACACCCATTCCCACACCTATTCCCACAGAAGAACCAACAATTGTGCCAACTATTAGTGAGGATGGGGTTTAATTCTGCGGTATTAAGAAGTTCTCCACGCATCTCACAAAGATTTCTACCCCCATTGCTAAAGCTATTTCATCAAAGTCAAAGCGGGGATGGTGATGGGGGTAGTTTAACTGTTTTTCAGGATTAGCAGAACCTAAAAAGAAATAACAACCTGGAACTTCTTGCAAGAAAAATGACATATCCTCACTACCCATAATTTGACATTCAGGGATAATATTCCCAGGTGTTTCTACCACTTGTTCTGCTACTTTTCTCACCAATTGTGCCATCCCCCCATCATTGATTACAGGGGGATAAAGATGTGTATATTCTAACTCGTAATTAGCTCCATGACTTTCACAAATCCCCCGGATAATTTCCGTGATTCTCTGCTTGAAAAATTCTGCCAATTGACCATTAAAATACCTCACTGACCCGCTCATTCTCGCAGTATCAGCAATTACGTTCATCCTTGTACCAGCATGAAGTTCACCAATGGTCACCACTGCTGAATCCAGGGGGTTGACATTCCGAGCTACAATAGTTTGTAAAGCACTCACAATCTGAGCTACAACCACAACCGAATCAATGGTCTGATGAGGTAAAGCTCCATGTCCACCCCTACCTAAAATTGTACAGTTAAAAAAGTCCACCGCCGCCATAAAAGGACCTGGACGCACTCCCACAGTGCCCACCAACAGATCATTCCATAAGTGGAGACCAATAATAGCATCCACATCGGGATTTTTTAATACTCCCGCATCAATCATTGGTTTAGCTCCACCAGGTCCTTCTTCTGCTGGTTGAAAGATGATTTTTACCTGACCACTAAAGTCTTGACGGTGTTTTTGTAGGTAATATGCTGTTCCCAATGCGATCGCAGTATGTCCATCATGTCCACAGGCGTGCATTATTCCATCCCGTTGGGAACAGTAGGATACCTTATTTTCTTCTTGAACTGGCAATGCGTCCATATCAGCACGAATGGCTAAAACCTTACCAGTGGCGGATTTTGCTCCTGTGATTGTAGCCACAATACCAGTTTGGGCAATACCGGTTTGATGCTCTATTCCCCAGGATTGTAACTGATGAGAAATAAACTGAGCGGTTAGTTTTTCTTGAAACCCTAATTCTGGTTTTTGATGTATTTTACGTCTCCATTCTATCAGTTGTGGTAACAGTGCACGGATTTGTAAGCGTACCTTAGGTAGATTTTGAGTACCAGAATTAGGGAGAGTAGAAATCATGGTTATAGTCAAAATTATGAGTACGGGAAAATATTAGCACAAATTTTAGTATAGGTCAATGATACCTGGGGAATCTCTACCATTTCCAATTATAAATTACGAGTATATTTATGTTTTACCCCCGTGGGAAAATATTCCCTATCACCTGTAGCTTTTAATTCTACTTGTGGTCTTTGATATTCCCTAGGAACATAATTTGCAAACTCACTATTTAAACGTAACAATTGAGCAAGAATAGAAGTCAAGAACCGGGGCCAAAATGTGGGTTTTCCCGTTGAGCCAGAGGAGGCCGCTATCATATCACAACCTCCTAACATGCCATCCTCACATAGTTCTGGCAAACTGTAAACAGAAATATAATTTTCTTTACAAATCACCGGTAATTTTTGGAAGTCCGCCAAAGTTTGAATTGTTTCCCCGTTGATCTTATGTGTCGCTAAAAACGATTGATAAGCTGGTACGGTGCTGGCTACGGTCTTAAATAGGTTAGTTGCTATTTCTTGATGTGTAGTCTTTTCATGCTGTCTCAGTGTTTATTCTAGGGGAGTAGAAACGAATTTTTCTAGTTGTTCAATAGCTTTTTTCGTTTTTAGGTTCATAATCATCTAGGAGAGTAAATATTGAACGGTTTAATGCGATCGCGGATTTCCATGATTGAAATTTCCTTAATTACTCATTTCCAACATCCTTTGTATGGGTTTTAATGCTTGAACACGAATCTTCTCTGACATGGTAATTTCTGGAGTCCGGTTGTTCATGGCTAAATATAGCTTCTCTAAGGTGTTTAATCTCATAAATGGGCACTCATTGCAATTACAGTTATTCTCAGCAGGAGCAGGGATAAAGTGTTTGCCCGGTGCTAATTTTTGCATCTGATGGATAATTCCTGGCTCCGTAGCAACTATAAACTCCACAGCAGGGCTTTTTTGACAATAATTGAGGAGCGCAGCAGTAGAGCCAATATAATCAGCATGACGCAAAACACTGCTCTCACATTCTGGATGGGCGATCGCCTGGGCGTGAGGATGTGCAATTTTTAACTCAACTATTTTCTTTTCAGAGAAGGTTTCATGTACAATACAGCTACCCTGCCATAAAAGCATATCCCTTCCTGTTTGTTGGCTTACGTATTTTCCCAGATTGCGATCAGGAGCAAAAATTATCCCTTGGTCTTTAGGTATTTGCTGAACAATTTTGACCGCGTTGGAACTGGTACAGATAATATCGCTCATAGCTTTTATTTCAGCGGAGCAGTTAATATAGGAGATAACTATATGATCTGGATGAGCGGCTTTAAATGCTGCAAACTTTTCCGGAGGACAACTGTCAGCGAGGGAACAACCAGCGTTTAAGTCTGGTAACAACACTAATTTATCAGGATTAAGGATTTTTGCCGTTTCCGCCATAAAATGAACACCAGCAAATACAATCACATCCGCGCTGGTTTTTGCTGCTGCTTTTGCTAGTTGCAGAGAATCTCCAATAAAATCTGCTATATCCTGTATATCTGGTTCTTGATAATAGTGAGCTAGTATTACTGCATTTAATTCGGTTTTTAAATTATTAATGGCAGTAAATAAGTCCAGGGGTGGTTTGCTCTGGGTTCGAGTTAGTGTGGTTGTAAACACAATTAGGAACTACTTTTGATTACAAATTATTAACTTAGTTAATTATAGTAGTTTTTACCAAAAATGGTGAATGGTCAGGGAAATTTTCAGTTAAAATATGAAGGATTAACCTACTAAAAACTCTCTTCCATTTTTCGTGCCAGTTCCACATCTAAATTACTAATAACATCACCTAGATCATGGGTAGCGAGATTAACCACTACTCTGTTATAAACATTAAACCATTCTGGATGATGTCCTAGAGTATCAGCATAAACACCCACCTTGACCATCCAACCCAAAGCAGTAGCAAAGTCTTTAAACTTATATTCTTTGGATAACTTACCCCCTTGAACTTGCCATCCGGGTAAACTTTTGAGAGCTTGGGCTATTTCGATTTCGTTAAGTTTTTGTGCTGTCATGGTGTGAATTTACTATAAATTTACTACAAATCAAGGCCTATACCTAAAACTATAGCGGTTAGTTCCCATTTTTTCCTCTAATCTGTTTCCTGAATTTGTAGTCTAATGGTATGCTCAGTAGCGCCATTAAGTTTGATTTCCATCATTTCACCACCTAGGGGTTCAATACAACCAAGTAGAGAACGTAAATTAGGTGTACTTGCCCCCGTATCAACATATAATCTATCAGCCAAATTACTAATCCGTTTCCAGACCAAATACAACTTAGCTATATTTTGCTCCATCTGAGACGCTTGATTCACCAGGTCAGCAGCAACACTTAAACACCCAACTCTTTGCGCTTCTTCCAAAGCAATTTCGATATCCACATTCTCCTCTGCTAACGCTTGAACTTGAGCTGCTGATTTGAGATATCTAGCTAACTGTCTAGCCTCTGTTGTTGCCTGCTTTAAAGTGTCCACATCAGGACTCACCTCTATTTCTCTTTGTAAGACCTTCTGATGTGATTCTGGTAGTTTCTCCATTTCCTTAACTAGGGGAGCTATATACCTAGCAGGAAGGCTATTATCCGCAGCTTTCTCCCTCACTGGTGTAGGTAATAATTCCGAGGACATGGCAGTCCATTCATCAGTCAATTGACGAACTTCTCGACGAGTAATGCGATCGCCCTTTTGAGCTGCTTCACTGACCATTTGCTGTACTTCTGGGGTTGCTTTAGCAGTTTCCACAAAAGCCCGTTTACTAAAATTATTGACTTTACCCGGGTCGAGCTTGCCATCTTGTATTAAAGTATCAGCACTATTAGCCAGTTGAATCCAGTGATATGCTTGACTTTTGCTAATTTCCCTTTCTTTTAACCATTGGAGAAACCCAGTTCCCCTGCTGTCTCCACCTTTTTTTTCCCGGTCACGGATGGCACGTAAAATCCGACCCCGCCAGATTTCTGTCTGGAGGTCAAAACGGTCACATACCTGCCAAACTACCTCTAACCTCTCTAAAAAGTCAGTTTCGTCAATTTCTTCATCTTCTGGATCTGGTATTTCAAAGTCTAAATCTACAGGTTGTTGCAGTACAGCTGCAAGGTTATTCATAGGGTCAGTATCTTGCACGATCAATAAATATGGATAAAAATTTACGTATATCTGGAGATTATAGCTGACTATGTTGTCAAAATTCTCGAGACTGGGAAAATAAAAAGTATCAAAATTCGACTAAACAAAAATGAACCAGATTAACTATTTACGTATTAGTTTAATAGACCGCTGTAATTTTCGTTGTGTCTACTGTATGCCAGATGATACGGAACTAAACTACATTCTCAAAAAACAACTGTTAACCAATGATGAACTATTAACCCTAATTAAAGATGTATTTATTCCTGTGGGATTCAACCGGTTTCGTTTAACCGGCGGTGAACCCTTACTCCGTCCCGGGGTAGTGGACTTGGTAAATAAAATTGCCCATTTCCCCCAAACCCAAGATTTATCCATGACCACCAATGGTTTTTTATTAGCGCCCCTAGCACAGGATCTCTATAATGCAGGACTAACCAGAATTAACATTAGTCTAGACTCCCTTAACCCCCATACCTTTAATTTAATTATTGGCCATCATAGTTCTCACGGTTGGGAACAAGTTTGGTGTGGGATTCAATCCGCTGACAAGGTCGGATTTAACCCCTTAAAGTTAAATGTAGTGGTCATTCCAGGTGTCAACGACCATGAAATTCTCAACCTAGCTGCTCTAACCCTAGACAAAAACTGGCATGTTAGATTCATTGAGTTTATGCCCATTGGTAACAACACTCTATTTAGCGATCGCGGTTGGGTATCCTCCGCACAATTACGAGATCAGATTCGTCAGCGTTGGGGTTTGACAGAATCACAGGTTTGTGGTAATGGACCTGCAGATGTATTTCAAATTCCCGGAGCCAAGGGAACCCTAGGTTTTATCAGTCAGATGTCTGAATGTTTTTGCGATCGCTGTAACCGGGTGCGTCTTTCCGCTGATGGTTGGTTGCGTCCTTGTTTATTGAATGAATCTGGACAAATAGACCTAAAAACAGCCCTGCGATCAAGTCAGACCATGGAGCAATTACAGCAACAAGTAAGGGAGTTATTAAACCTGAAATCAGAAATTAACTTTAAAGAGAGGAACCCAGGTACACTTGGCACTTACAGTCGTACCATGTCCCAAATCGGTGGATAAAGCAAGCACCAAAACTACTTATCTGAAGTAGTTTTGGATAGCCTCAAAAGCCAAATTATGCCTGACGTGAATAGTATTCCACAACCAGCAGTTCATTCACCTGCAGTGCCACCCATTCCCGCTCAATCACACCATTGACCTTGCCAGCCAACTTGTTCTTATCGAATTCCAGATGATTAGGAAGATTAGCCAATCCAGGATACTGCAAATTATTTTCTACTAATTTTCTGGATGCTTCCTTATCTTTAACCCCAATTTCCTCTCCTGGACGACATTGATAACTGGCAATGTTGACCACCCTTCCATTTATCGTCACATGACCGTGACTGACTAATTGTCTTGCTGCTGAGATAGTGGGGGCCATTCCCAATCGAAAAACTGTGTTATCCAAGCGCATCTCCAATAACTGAAGTAACACTTGTCCAGTAGATCCAGTGACTCGTCTGGCTTTGCGAACATAGCGTAACATTTGCTTTTCCGTCAAACCGTAATTCAATCGGAGTTTTTGCTTTTCTTCCAGACGGATAGCATACTCAGATCTTTTCTTACGGTTTTGACCGTGTTGCCCGGGTGCGTAAGCACGTCTGGCACTTTTGCGAGTTAATCCTGGTAATTCCCCCAGACGGCGCACAATTCTGAGGCGCGGACCTCTATATCGAGACATGAGTTTCCTTATCTAATCCTGTTTAAACTTTACCTAAACAATCCATTATCACATAAATTCTAGCAATTAGCCAAGAACTAGAGAAAATTGAGTCACATGATGACTTATTTTTCTGAATATTATAGCCTACAAAACCAAATATCTCCGACCTTCTGGGTCGGAGACTTTCACAACCATAGCTATTGAGAATCTAATCATCCTGTTGACCAAAAGCCATTTGTAAAACTACGGGTTTACCACCCTCCTGATGGTATCTATCTGCCCACACCCGGATAATTTCGTCCAACTCGTCCATGGCAGCTTGAATTTTTTCTGGGGCTATGTCTAACTCTTCTACAGCACGCATAGCATGACTTTTTCTTTCTGCCCAGTCCTTCATCATGCGGAAATAGCGCGCAGTATCTTCAATCATCGTATAAGTACGCTCCTGGTCATCTGCTGGAGCATAAAAGTGACGAGTCAGAACATAAAATGGCATTCCCCAGGGAGAGTCAATCCGGGTAACCGTACCCGAGTAGATTAGTCGGCGCTTGATGTGTTCTGCCAGTGCTTCGCTCAAAGGCATTTGATGCTGCTGTGGCAACTCTTCTTGAGAGCGTTTGTGGAGGAATTCAATTAGCTCTAAAAATTCAAAGGAAGTTACCAACTGAGCATCAGGCAGATTTGCGGGTAATTTGCGCTCAATCTGTTTTTTCTCTTCAGTTGTGAGACTTGAACCGGGAATGCGGGATTTTCCGGGTTGCCAGGAGTATTTTTCCATCCACACATGGGGTAATTGAATCAAATAACGAGGTTCTTGAGAACCTAGCATTTTCAGCAACTTACCTTCTGTCAGGGCCTCCCTGATCTCTTCCACAATGATTTTGACTCGTTTAGGCTCCAAATGGTGCAGGTGACCAGTCATGCGCAGGTTTTGCCCCTGCTCTAAATAGGTCATGTAAATTGCACACTTTGCCGCCGTTGCTGCTGCATCCAAAAACGCTCCATGCCTATGTCCACTCGTGCGCATGGCACTGAAAGCCAGATAAAGCATGATCTGATCCATTGCACTTGGACCAAGACGTTTGATCAGATCTATGTCGTTATTCATATTCACAGACAAATGAGTGACACGTTTACAAAACAGTTGGTAATTGAATTCAAGTTAGCTATTGTACAACAAAATTAAATTTTTGTCTTCAACCAGATGAAAGATCTGCCAAACTTCCATGATCTTAACAAAATTTTGGACAAAATTTTATAAACAACTTTGTTGTTTCTAGTTTTTGGGTTCTACTTTTGGGAATAGGGGCCTTAAAATAACTTTGAAACCTCGTTCAGCCAATAGTTTCACGTGTTTACAAGATTAAATCTTAGGGCTCGGTCGATTGTGCATTTTCTCCCAGCTAATAACCGCTGCTCCACCCGTGACCAATATAACTCCTATCATCTGGGGTAAATCCAAATTTTCTCGAATCATTAGTCCGGCCAAGACCACAGTAAAAATGGGAATAAAAGCTCTAAATAGAGTATAAAAATGTGATCCCAGCTTGTTAGTGCCTAAACTTTTTAACAACCAGGCACCAAGGGTGAGAACAGCCAACATAAAAGCGCTGAGGACTAATTCCAAGAAGCCAGATGATTTCAGTACGATATTCCAGTCAGCTGGTAATGGTACTAATAGGCAAAGAAAGCTTAGTAGTAACATAGTAGCAAAGTTAAGAAAAGCAAAAGAGACAGGATGTATTGCAGATGCAGACAACCTAGAAATAATTACGTAGCTGCCAAAGGCTATTCCGGAAAGAATTGCAAAAATACTTGCCAGGGTATTGGTAGTGGTGGGACTGCTAAGGATGAATAATTGACCGCCTAGGATACCAAAAATAGCACCAATCTTGACCGGACTAGGACGTTCACTCAAGAGGAACCAAGCCAATATTCCGGTCACTAGGGGATAGACAAAAAATAAACTCATGGCTACCCCTACGGTTAGCTGACTAATAGCAACGTAAATAAACAACTCAGACAAGAATAGACATCCACCACTTAAAAATGATAAGATTAGTAATTGTTTTCCTGTACTATGTTTGCTATTGTTTCTGTTAGGTTTCCCAAACAGATTTTTAATTTCTTGCCAAATTGGTGGATGGAAAGTAGGAGCCAAAAGCAACATTAAGGGTAGAACTACCAGAAATCTCAGCATTAATAAAAGGAAAATATTACCCAAAGTTGGTAATAGTAGACCCCCTCTCTGGAACTCTCCTAAAAGTTGAGAACCATCCCAGAAAAATGCCCGGATGATTACATTATAAAGAGAAGAGACAATTGTGTATAAACCTAACCACAGAAACCCTATTTGTAATGATGAGATATGTCTATTATTTTTGGGCAATTTTCGCTCAAAAGTAGGTTCTTGATATGGTGTATTTATGGGAGTATGTGGCGTACTTATAATTGTATCTACAGAGAAATGGGTAGTTGTTTTGTTTGCTAAAGCATCAGGAATTAAATCGGTTACTTCCTCGACTGTAACTTCTTCAACTTGTTTGGGGGGTGATTCTATATTGCTGTCAAGTATTAACTCTGGGATTGAAGAGTAGGAGCTTTGGGGATCTGACACATCTTTCGATAATTCTTGAGGTGGTCCCAGCTGTAGTACGGTTGGCGATCCTCCCGTCACAAAGACCTGAGAATTTATTTGTTTAGCTTTGTCTAACTCAGTTTGTAACCGACTAACATAAGCTGTTAAAATTTGTTCTCCTTGTCGTTGTTGATCATAGATTTTTAAAAACTGTTGGGAAAGATGACCTTGATAATTCTTTAATTCCTCCTGTAGGGAACTAAAAGCGACTGTCAAATTATTATCTAAATTGTTAACTATCTCCGTAATATTCTCACTTATCTGACCAGCTATTTTGGCATTAACTTCTGCCCATTTCATGGCTACTTGGTCAGAAGATTCTGTCTCTACTAACTGTGCTTGACTAACCAAAATCTTTAGGGAAGACTGCAATTGAGAAGATATGTGCTTGGACAAAACTTCCGCTAGTTGGCGAATTAAAACTTGTTGTTCGGTAATTTGTCGTGTTTGTTGTAATTTTTCCTTTT is a window encoding:
- a CDS encoding DMT family transporter; its protein translation is MGRLEKRPENQRSRNDLSRSAENALWDMVEDLENLQQNVLRALQDDVKRLEGEKSRLAKDIERLTEEKEKLQQTRQITEQQVLIRQLAEVLSKHISSQLQSSLKILVSQAQLVETESSDQVAMKWAEVNAKIAGQISENITEIVNNLDNNLTVAFSSLQEELKNYQGHLSQQFLKIYDQQRQGEQILTAYVSRLQTELDKAKQINSQVFVTGGSPTVLQLGPPQELSKDVSDPQSSYSSIPELILDSNIESPPKQVEEVTVEEVTDLIPDALANKTTTHFSVDTIISTPHTPINTPYQEPTFERKLPKNNRHISSLQIGFLWLGLYTIVSSLYNVIIRAFFWDGSQLLGEFQRGGLLLPTLGNIFLLLMLRFLVVLPLMLLLAPTFHPPIWQEIKNLFGKPNRNNSKHSTGKQLLILSFLSGGCLFLSELFIYVAISQLTVGVAMSLFFVYPLVTGILAWFLLSERPSPVKIGAIFGILGGQLFILSSPTTTNTLASIFAILSGIAFGSYVIISRLSASAIHPVSFAFLNFATMLLLSFLCLLVPLPADWNIVLKSSGFLELVLSAFMLAVLTLGAWLLKSLGTNKLGSHFYTLFRAFIPIFTVVLAGLMIRENLDLPQMIGVILVTGGAAVISWEKMHNRPSPKI